The following are encoded together in the Roseobacter denitrificans OCh 114 genome:
- a CDS encoding DUF3035 domain-containing protein yields the protein MRMKVPFLLLAMTLAACSNQGLKTLSSTSRGPDEFIVEPKAELTLPPDFSNLPQPTPGQANRTDTDPLAEMVVALGGRPGDASAPVPSSDGALVTAASRFGVSPDIRQSLATEDAEFRRTQSRFTQFKIFPEDVYNQVYRDQALDPRETAEAWRRAGARTPSFPPPG from the coding sequence ATGCGCATGAAAGTGCCATTTCTTCTGTTAGCCATGACCTTGGCCGCCTGCTCGAACCAGGGGCTGAAAACCCTGTCGTCCACATCGCGGGGCCCCGATGAATTCATTGTCGAGCCGAAAGCGGAACTGACGCTGCCGCCTGATTTCTCCAACCTGCCGCAACCAACGCCGGGACAGGCGAACCGCACCGACACCGACCCTCTGGCGGAGATGGTGGTCGCGCTAGGGGGCAGGCCGGGGGATGCATCCGCGCCGGTGCCATCCTCGGATGGTGCCCTCGTGACAGCGGCAAGCCGGTTTGGCGTTTCCCCTGACATCCGCCAGTCACTTGCAACTGAAGATGCGGAATTCCGCAGAACTCAGTCACGCTTTACGCAGTTCAAGATTTTTCCCGAAGATGTTTACAACCAAGTCTATCGCGATCAGGCGTTGGACCCGCGTGAAACTGCCGAGGCATGGCGTCGCGCTGGCGCCCGTACACCCAGTTTTCCGCCTCCGGGATAA
- the dapB gene encoding 4-hydroxy-tetrahydrodipicolinate reductase has translation MTTPMKIAITGVSGRMGRMLVDTIDTSDAVTLSAALERPGHDWIGRDLGLALGGTERGVLVSDDIDSALADSEAVIDFTSPAATIRFAQAAARVGAIHVIGTTGMTEQEIAQIDAQAAGAVIVRAGNMSLGVNLLVQLTKRVAAALDEDFDIEVIESHHNQKVDAPSGTALMLGEAAAEGRGVSLDAVSDRGRDGLTGARQKGDIGFVSVRGGDIVGEHDVLFAAQGERITLRHVASDRSVFARGALKAALWARHRAPGAYDMLDVLGLKDG, from the coding sequence ATGACGACACCCATGAAGATTGCGATTACAGGTGTGTCCGGACGCATGGGCCGGATGCTGGTGGACACCATCGATACCTCCGATGCCGTGACCCTGTCCGCCGCATTGGAACGACCCGGACATGACTGGATCGGGCGCGATCTGGGTCTGGCGCTGGGCGGTACGGAACGCGGCGTTCTGGTCAGCGATGACATCGACAGCGCGCTGGCGGACAGTGAGGCGGTGATTGATTTCACCAGCCCCGCCGCAACGATCCGTTTTGCGCAGGCCGCAGCGCGGGTTGGCGCCATTCATGTTATTGGCACCACCGGGATGACAGAACAGGAGATCGCGCAGATCGATGCGCAGGCGGCGGGTGCGGTGATCGTGCGCGCGGGAAACATGAGCCTTGGCGTGAACCTGCTGGTGCAGCTGACCAAACGCGTGGCGGCGGCGCTGGACGAAGATTTTGACATTGAAGTCATTGAATCTCACCACAATCAGAAAGTCGATGCCCCCTCAGGCACCGCGCTGATGCTGGGGGAGGCGGCGGCAGAGGGGCGAGGGGTGTCGCTCGATGCGGTGTCTGACCGGGGGCGCGATGGTCTGACCGGCGCGCGCCAAAAGGGGGACATCGGTTTTGTTTCTGTCCGCGGGGGCGATATCGTCGGGGAACATGACGTTCTGTTCGCAGCGCAGGGGGAGCGGATCACCCTGCGTCATGTGGCCTCTGACCGTTCTGTCTTTGCGCGCGGTGCGCTCAAGGCGGCGTTGTGGGCGCGGCATCGTGCGCCCGGAGCCTATGACATGCTGGATGTGCTGGGGCTGAAGGACGGCTGA
- a CDS encoding heparinase II/III family protein has protein sequence MSQSKSFAARKVHFLNRWHATRAGRMRSRPVGFVSSPEPRTIGSYARGRQLLAGNFLFAGHLLERKDADIWDLPPPNEDFSLELSGFQWLDDLAAVGDAAARGKAQAWLWGWIERYGRGRGPGWTPDLTGRRLIRWINHAIFLLRGSDGPDSDTFYRSLNQQTHFLSRRWQGAASGLPRFEALTGLIYAALSLEGMQAMAMPALKGLARECRTQIDAQGGLPSRNPEDLLEVFTLLTWTAATLKEAGYAPPREHLEAIARIAPTLRTLRHADGGLARFHGGGRGAEGWLDHALAQARIKTQQPDGLSMGFARLSAGRTSVIIDASVPPAGRASFNAHASTLAFEVTSGRRPLIVNCGSGRTFGPEWRRAGRATPSHSTLALGGYSSARLGSADPATGGEPLIEAPTHVPIEITDASDGIRFQGGHDGFVPTHGLTHARTLEMTFDGRGIAGEDMLLAMGDREKRRFDLALDATKLAGIGFEIRFHLHPDVDATLDMGGAAISIALKSGEIWVFRHDGSQKLKLEPSVYLEVGRLKPRSANQIVLAGRAMSYATRVRWSLSKAQETAIGVRDLSRDTLNYTD, from the coding sequence ATGTCCCAAAGCAAGAGTTTTGCAGCCAGAAAGGTGCATTTCCTGAACCGGTGGCACGCCACCCGCGCCGGGCGCATGCGGTCCCGGCCAGTTGGATTCGTGTCATCGCCTGAACCCCGCACGATTGGCAGCTACGCGCGCGGGCGGCAGTTGCTGGCGGGGAATTTCCTCTTTGCAGGCCATCTGCTTGAGAGAAAAGACGCGGACATCTGGGATTTGCCGCCCCCCAATGAAGACTTCAGTCTGGAGCTCAGCGGGTTTCAATGGCTTGACGATCTGGCTGCTGTCGGAGATGCGGCGGCGCGCGGCAAGGCGCAGGCGTGGCTGTGGGGATGGATCGAACGGTATGGGCGTGGACGTGGTCCCGGCTGGACGCCCGATCTGACCGGGCGCCGTCTGATCCGCTGGATCAACCACGCGATATTCCTGCTGCGCGGCAGCGACGGTCCGGACAGTGACACGTTTTACCGCAGTTTGAACCAGCAGACGCATTTCCTGTCGCGGCGATGGCAGGGTGCCGCCAGTGGCCTGCCCCGGTTCGAGGCGCTCACCGGTCTGATCTATGCGGCTTTGTCGCTGGAGGGGATGCAGGCCATGGCGATGCCTGCTCTCAAGGGTCTGGCGCGCGAGTGTCGTACGCAGATCGACGCGCAAGGGGGCCTGCCCTCGCGCAATCCCGAAGACCTTCTGGAAGTGTTCACGCTGCTGACGTGGACAGCCGCAACGCTGAAAGAAGCCGGGTATGCCCCGCCCAGAGAACACCTCGAAGCCATTGCGCGGATCGCCCCGACCCTGCGCACACTGCGCCATGCGGATGGTGGTCTGGCGCGGTTTCATGGTGGCGGGCGCGGGGCCGAAGGCTGGCTTGATCACGCCCTTGCGCAGGCGCGGATCAAGACACAACAACCCGATGGGTTGTCGATGGGTTTTGCGCGCCTTTCGGCGGGGCGCACCAGCGTGATCATTGACGCCAGCGTGCCCCCGGCCGGGCGCGCGTCATTCAACGCCCATGCCTCCACACTTGCGTTTGAGGTCACCTCCGGGCGTCGCCCCCTGATCGTCAATTGCGGCTCGGGGCGTACCTTTGGCCCGGAGTGGCGGCGGGCCGGGCGTGCAACGCCGTCCCATTCAACACTGGCGTTGGGGGGCTATTCCAGTGCGCGCCTTGGCTCGGCGGACCCTGCAACTGGGGGCGAGCCCCTGATCGAAGCGCCAACCCACGTGCCCATCGAGATCACGGATGCATCGGACGGCATCCGGTTTCAGGGTGGGCATGATGGCTTTGTGCCAACCCATGGTCTGACCCATGCACGCACGCTTGAGATGACGTTTGACGGGCGCGGCATTGCGGGTGAGGATATGCTGCTTGCCATGGGAGACCGCGAAAAGCGGCGATTTGATCTGGCGCTGGATGCGACCAAATTGGCCGGTATCGGCTTTGAAATCCGCTTTCATCTGCATCCGGATGTGGATGCGACACTTGATATGGGCGGGGCGGCGATCTCCATCGCCTTGAAAAGCGGTGAGATCTGGGTGTTTCGCCATGATGGCAGTCAAAAGCTGAAACTCGAACCCTCGGTCTATCTGGAGGTGGGCCGTTTAAAGCCACGCTCGGCAAATCAGATTGTGCTTGCCGGTCGGGCTATGTCATATGCGACCCGTGTCAGGTGGTCTTTGTCCAAGGCGCAGGAAACTGCGATCGGGGTGCGGGACCTGAGCCGAGATACCCTGAATTACACCGATTAG
- the lspA gene encoding signal peptidase II, with protein MRLLYGAAVIAFLVDQVSKYIVIHMMELWRIRAVDVFPPFVNFRYGENRGINFGLFDGGSDAARWALIGVALAICTFVYIWSRKSQLAGWAAAAAGLLIGGALANVLDRLIYGYVLDFLNMSCCGIDNPFVFNLADVFIFMGAIGLVFLAPDPKADANKGG; from the coding sequence ATGCGTTTGCTCTATGGGGCTGCCGTGATCGCGTTTCTGGTGGATCAGGTCAGCAAATACATCGTGATTCACATGATGGAATTGTGGCGCATTCGTGCGGTCGATGTTTTCCCGCCCTTTGTGAATTTTCGCTATGGCGAGAACCGGGGTATCAATTTTGGCCTGTTTGACGGCGGGTCGGACGCAGCGCGGTGGGCTCTGATCGGCGTGGCGCTCGCCATCTGCACGTTCGTTTACATCTGGTCGCGCAAATCGCAACTGGCGGGATGGGCGGCGGCGGCGGCCGGCCTGTTGATCGGCGGCGCGCTTGCGAATGTACTGGATCGGTTGATCTATGGCTATGTGCTGGATTTTCTGAACATGTCGTGCTGCGGCATCGACAATCCGTTCGTGTTCAACCTCGCTGACGTTTTCATTTTCATGGGCGCGATCGGCTTGGTATTCCTTGCGCCGGACCCGAAGGCCGATGCCAACAAGGGCGGTTGA
- a CDS encoding RsmB/NOP family class I SAM-dependent RNA methyltransferase translates to MADTGLPARRSAVYLLDQILGEGRLMSELLTAGTLDKLEPEDRARAARLAQDTLRGLERADRILQKHLSKYPPLTVRNALRVGAVELCTGTAAHGVVNAMVELVSRHKHYSHLKGLTNAVLRKVAADGPAAWDALRAPRLPKWLRGPLVEAWGADAMARMEIAHFAGAPLDLTAKSDASAIAALTGGTVLPTGSVRVENAGQVSAMPGFSDGTWWVQDAAAALPVRILAPQPGETVLDLCAAPGGKTMQLAAAGARVTAVDDSSVRMGRVAENLARTGLKAEVLVQDARATSGTFDAVLLDAPCSATGTIRRHPDLPHAKDGSEFGDLIAMQSELIDHAWDRVKPGGRLVFCTCSLLPDEGEVQVDEALERHEDMRTDADALGVPGVDPAWRTSEGGLRLRPDYWSDLGGLDGFYIAVLRKAG, encoded by the coding sequence ATGGCAGACACAGGCCTTCCGGCGCGCAGAAGCGCTGTTTACCTGCTGGACCAGATCCTTGGGGAAGGCCGCCTGATGTCGGAGCTTCTGACAGCGGGCACGCTTGACAAGCTGGAACCCGAAGACCGCGCGCGCGCAGCCCGACTGGCGCAGGACACCCTGAGGGGGTTGGAGCGCGCCGATCGCATCTTGCAAAAACACCTGTCCAAATATCCGCCTTTGACGGTGCGCAATGCCTTGCGGGTCGGAGCGGTGGAACTGTGCACCGGAACCGCCGCGCACGGCGTGGTGAACGCAATGGTGGAACTGGTATCGCGCCACAAACATTACAGTCACCTTAAAGGGCTGACGAATGCTGTTCTGCGCAAGGTCGCTGCGGACGGGCCCGCGGCATGGGATGCTTTGCGCGCGCCCCGTCTGCCCAAGTGGCTGCGCGGCCCGCTGGTTGAGGCCTGGGGCGCGGATGCGATGGCGCGTATGGAGATCGCGCATTTTGCCGGTGCGCCGCTTGATCTGACCGCGAAATCCGACGCCTCCGCTATCGCCGCGCTGACAGGTGGTACAGTGTTGCCAACCGGGTCCGTGCGGGTTGAAAATGCAGGTCAGGTCTCGGCCATGCCGGGGTTTTCTGACGGAACATGGTGGGTGCAGGATGCCGCCGCCGCCTTGCCCGTGCGGATTCTGGCGCCGCAGCCCGGCGAAACCGTGCTTGATCTCTGCGCAGCCCCCGGTGGCAAGACGATGCAACTGGCTGCCGCCGGTGCGCGGGTCACGGCGGTGGATGATTCTTCGGTGCGCATGGGCCGCGTCGCGGAAAACCTCGCGCGCACGGGCCTCAAAGCCGAGGTGCTGGTGCAGGATGCGCGCGCCACGTCGGGGACATTTGACGCGGTGTTGCTAGATGCGCCCTGTTCCGCGACGGGTACGATCCGCCGCCATCCCGATCTGCCCCATGCCAAGGACGGGTCGGAGTTTGGCGATCTGATTGCCATGCAGTCTGAACTGATCGACCACGCCTGGGACCGCGTGAAACCCGGCGGACGGTTGGTATTTTGCACCTGTTCCCTGCTGCCTGATGAAGGCGAAGTGCAGGTGGACGAGGCGCTGGAACGGCATGAAGACATGCGCACGGATGCAGACGCCCTTGGTGTTCCCGGCGTAGATCCCGCGTGGCGCACCTCCGAGGGGGGGCTGCGATTGCGGCCTGATTACTGGTCTGATCTGGGCGGTCTGGATGGATTTTACATCGCCGTGCTGCGCAAGGCCGGGTAA
- a CDS encoding phosphodiester glycosidase family protein has translation MTRLGYMALFLGLGASALSAATCEAVTYNGAQYTICEIDAGEDQLDLFLRDDAGDIYGQFTSVDRALSEHGEKLVFAMNAGMYHDDRSPVGHYVENGEEIMRVIPNAGPGNFGLLPNGVLCVREGRTDVFETLAYIEAAPACKHATQSGPMLVIDGALHPRFLADGTSLHIRNGVGTSADGQRVVFAISDQPVNFHSFGTLFRDYIGVPNALYFDGKVSRLYAPDLGRRDFGFALGPIIGVVAPAD, from the coding sequence ATGACCCGGCTTGGGTATATGGCTCTCTTTCTTGGTCTGGGCGCCAGCGCTTTGAGTGCTGCAACCTGCGAAGCAGTCACATATAACGGCGCGCAATACACGATCTGCGAGATCGACGCAGGCGAGGATCAGCTTGACCTGTTCCTGCGCGATGATGCAGGCGACATTTACGGCCAATTCACTTCTGTAGACCGCGCATTGTCAGAGCATGGTGAAAAGCTGGTCTTTGCCATGAACGCAGGCATGTATCACGATGATCGCTCACCCGTGGGCCACTACGTCGAAAATGGCGAAGAGATCATGCGCGTCATTCCCAACGCCGGACCCGGCAATTTTGGGCTACTGCCGAACGGTGTGCTCTGTGTGCGCGAAGGGCGCACGGATGTGTTTGAAACGCTGGCTTATATCGAAGCGGCCCCGGCCTGCAAACATGCGACCCAATCGGGACCGATGCTGGTGATTGACGGCGCGCTGCACCCGAGGTTTCTGGCGGATGGGACATCGCTCCATATTCGCAATGGCGTCGGCACATCAGCCGATGGGCAGCGTGTGGTCTTTGCCATATCGGATCAGCCGGTGAACTTTCACAGTTTTGGAACGCTGTTTCGCGATTATATCGGCGTGCCGAATGCCTTGTATTTTGACGGCAAAGTCTCGCGACTATATGCTCCCGATCTGGGCAGGCGGGATTTTGGTTTTGCCCTCGGTCCGATCATCGGCGTGGTCGCGCCCGCCGATTAG
- a CDS encoding DUF1674 domain-containing protein translates to MTQDSDDTQDISDLPPAAQRALAEAEARRKKAKDMNMPPELGGREGPEPVRYGDWERKGIAVDF, encoded by the coding sequence ATGACCCAAGACAGTGATGACACGCAAGACATCAGCGATCTGCCACCCGCCGCGCAACGCGCATTGGCCGAAGCCGAGGCCCGGCGTAAGAAAGCGAAAGACATGAACATGCCCCCGGAACTTGGCGGCAGAGAGGGGCCTGAACCCGTCCGTTACGGGGATTGGGAAAGAAAAGGCATCGCCGTCGATTTCTGA
- the purH gene encoding bifunctional phosphoribosylaminoimidazolecarboxamide formyltransferase/IMP cyclohydrolase, translated as MTDLAPLRRALLSVSDKTGLVALGKALAARGVELLSTGGTARALRDAGLEVKDVAEVTGFPEMMDGRVKTLHPAVHGGLLALRDNDDHLAAMQEHGIAGIDLVVVNLYPFEQTVAKGAQYDEVIENIDIGGPAMIRSAAKNHGFVSVVVDVEDYDVLIAQLEAYDGHTTYALRQRLAQTAYARTAAYDTAVSTWMAAQVGEPPRRRSFGGTLAQTLRYGENPHQDAAFYLDGSNSPGVATARQLQGKELSYNNINDTDAAFELVSEFDQGDGPACAIIKHANPCGVARAETLTEAYRRAFDCDRTSAFGGIIALNQPLDGATAEEISSIFTEVVIAPGADAEAQEVFAKKKNLRLLTTDGLADPTAPGLAIRQVSGGYLVQDRDTGRLSADALQIVTKRAPSDQEMADLMFAWTVAKHVKSNAIIYVKDGATVGVGAGQMSRVDSTRIAARKAQDMAEAMGLPAPLTQGSVVASDAFFPFADGLITAAEAGATALIQPGGSMRDDEVIAAADEAGLAMVFTGMRHFRH; from the coding sequence ATGACCGACCTTGCCCCGCTGCGCCGCGCGCTTCTTTCCGTTTCAGACAAGACCGGGCTGGTGGCGCTGGGGAAGGCGCTGGCCGCGCGCGGTGTCGAGCTTTTGTCGACCGGGGGCACGGCGCGGGCGCTGCGCGACGCCGGGCTTGAGGTCAAGGATGTGGCCGAGGTCACGGGATTTCCGGAAATGATGGACGGGCGGGTCAAGACGCTGCACCCGGCGGTTCACGGCGGTTTGCTGGCGCTGCGCGACAATGACGATCACCTCGCGGCCATGCAGGAACATGGGATCGCGGGCATAGATCTGGTGGTTGTGAACCTCTATCCGTTTGAGCAGACGGTCGCCAAGGGCGCGCAATACGACGAAGTCATTGAAAACATTGATATCGGTGGGCCAGCGATGATCCGGTCTGCTGCCAAGAACCACGGGTTTGTCAGCGTGGTGGTGGATGTGGAGGATTACGATGTCCTGATCGCGCAACTGGAGGCGTATGACGGGCACACGACCTATGCCCTGCGCCAGCGCCTTGCCCAGACCGCATATGCGCGCACCGCTGCCTATGATACGGCGGTGAGCACATGGATGGCCGCGCAGGTGGGTGAACCGCCACGGCGACGCAGCTTTGGGGGCACGCTGGCGCAAACACTGCGGTATGGCGAGAATCCACATCAGGATGCGGCGTTTTACCTCGATGGATCGAACAGCCCCGGCGTTGCCACCGCGCGCCAGCTTCAGGGCAAGGAGCTGTCATATAACAATATCAATGACACGGATGCGGCCTTTGAGCTTGTCAGTGAATTTGACCAGGGGGATGGGCCTGCCTGTGCCATCATCAAACATGCAAATCCTTGCGGCGTGGCGCGGGCCGAGACACTGACTGAGGCGTACAGGCGCGCCTTTGATTGTGACCGCACCTCTGCATTCGGGGGCATCATTGCGCTCAACCAACCGCTGGACGGGGCGACCGCCGAAGAGATTTCGTCGATTTTTACCGAAGTTGTCATCGCGCCGGGTGCGGACGCAGAGGCACAAGAGGTTTTTGCCAAAAAGAAGAACCTGCGCCTGCTCACCACGGACGGGCTGGCGGACCCCACAGCGCCGGGTCTGGCGATCCGGCAGGTGTCGGGGGGGTATCTGGTGCAGGACAGGGATACCGGTCGCTTGTCGGCCGATGCGCTTCAAATCGTCACCAAGCGTGCGCCAAGCGATCAGGAAATGGCCGATCTGATGTTTGCCTGGACCGTCGCCAAACACGTCAAATCCAATGCCATCATCTATGTCAAAGACGGCGCGACCGTCGGCGTCGGTGCTGGGCAGATGAGCCGGGTCGACAGCACGAGAATCGCCGCCCGCAAGGCACAGGACATGGCCGAGGCGATGGGTCTGCCTGCGCCACTGACACAAGGGTCGGTCGTGGCCTCTGATGCGTTTTTTCCCTTTGCCGACGGGTTGATCACAGCAGCCGAGGCCGGGGCGACCGCGCTTATCCAGCCGGGTGGATCGATGCGCGATGATGAGGTTATCGCCGCCGCGGATGAGGCAGGTCTCGCGATGGTGTTTACCGGCATGCGTCACTTCAGGCACTGA
- the rbfA gene encoding 30S ribosome-binding factor RbfA, translating into MGKNKFHTGPGPSQRQLRVGETIRRALSDVLARGDVHDTDLNRLSVTVGEVRASPDLKIATAYVLPLGGQGKDEVIALLARNKGELRRLVAKKLTLKFAPDLRFQLDETFDRMDETREMLNRAEVKRDTGPVPAGESDTE; encoded by the coding sequence ATGGGAAAGAACAAATTTCACACCGGCCCCGGCCCGTCGCAACGCCAGCTCCGCGTCGGAGAGACAATAAGGCGTGCGCTGTCGGATGTTCTGGCGCGCGGCGATGTGCATGACACTGACCTGAACCGCTTGTCCGTTACCGTGGGCGAGGTGCGCGCCTCCCCGGACCTCAAGATCGCGACTGCTTATGTCCTGCCCCTTGGCGGCCAAGGCAAGGATGAAGTCATCGCCCTGCTGGCGCGCAACAAGGGCGAGTTGCGGCGCTTGGTGGCCAAAAAGCTGACGTTGAAATTCGCGCCTGATCTGCGGTTTCAATTGGATGAAACCTTTGATCGCATGGATGAAACCCGCGAGATGCTCAACCGCGCCGAAGTCAAGCGCGACACCGGCCCCGTGCCAGCGGGAGAAAGCGACACCGAATGA